The sequence CACTGGCTGTTAATGTTACCACTGAGCCGTCACAAACCAAAGTACTGCTCGCTACAACGTTAATAGTTGGGATTGGATTAGTATTTACCGCAACCGTTGCTGTTCCAATACAGGTGCCATCCGAAGCAGTAACTGTATAAATTGTATTTGCCTGAGGCGCTAAAGTAACAGGATTGTTTGATGAAACGATAGGAGCCCAGGTATAACCATTCACGGCAGAAGTCGCTGTAAGCACCACGGTACTTCCTTGACAAACCAATGAAGAAGTTGTACTTGCTGTTACTACTAAAGGAGCAATTGTGATAGTTGTGCTGGCGGTACTTTGACCGCAACCATTGGTACCTGTAACTGTATAAACAGTTGTGGCTGTTGGAAAAAATCCAACACCATTGGTAACCGTTGTTGCTCCACCAGCCCAGGAATAACTAAGAGCTCCCGATGCTGTCAACGTAACAGATTTACCTACACAAATTGCAGTACTCGGTGTATTGGTGATAGCAAGCACAGGCAACCCCCCACTGACAGTTACAGTCATACTTCTTGAAGCTGTGCAGTTAGAAGCTGTTAATGCAGATACCGTATAAACAGTAGTTGCTGAAGGAGAAACAACTATCACAGAACTTGTAGTATTACCATTACTCCATGAAAAACTACTTACCCCGTTGGTTGTTAAGGTTACACTTTGACCCGAACAAATAGAAGGAGCAACGCTGCTGCTAGATCCTGAAGCCACTAAACTCATGTTACATAATTCCTGGATAATTACTGTGCCATTCCCAACACTAAAAGAAGCTGTGTTTACGGGGTTAGTACCGGCATTAAATGATCCCGCTCCACCGCCTCCTGATGCATATCCGTTAGCGCCAGATTGACCAACTCCGCCGGAATATCCGCCACCACCACCAGCTCCAAACGAACTAGAGCAATAACCATTACCACCGCTTGCTCCCCCGAAACCTCCATCACCGGTAACATCGGTACCAGCACATCCATGATAAACAACAATTGCAGTATGAGATGCCCCACCTGTTGTAACACCGCCCACATTCCCTGAACATTTTGCAGTGCAGCTTACTCCCGAAACAAAATCCACACCGTCTGAATACCATCCGGCTCCACCTGGATTTGCTCCGTTCCCTCCGGTTCCTGGCGTGCCATTGCCGTAAGATCCTACAGTTCCGCTTGTAGTAATAACAGCATGAGATCCATCAAATCCTGCGCCAGCTCCGCCGCCGCCGCCAGCAACGATGAGCGGTGTTGATTGTCCGTTTATCCAGACAAAACTGCCACCACCACCGCCGGTGTTATATCCGGAGGACAAATCTTCTCCTTGTTGACCAACAATAATATTAAGGACGGATGTTCCATTTATTTGAAAATCCCCCTGCATACTCACTCCCTTTCCTCCCAAATATCCAGTAGTATTACCACCTCTGGCACCAATAGCAGTAATTCTATATAAACCTCCATTGACAGTAAATGATTGGATTCCATTACTTGCAGTAACCAAGCCCATTAAATTTGTATTAGTGTAAGAAGTATTTACCTGCGTTTGCGTTGGCCCGTACCTGCCGGTTGCACCCGCAACGTTAAAAGTATAAGTGCTTTGAGACTTGGTAGCCCCTGATAAAAAAATAGTGACTATCAAAAACAAAAATGTTTTGACTGTTATTTTTTTACCCAATCGCTGTGTGTGTGTTTGGTAATTTTTTTCCATAAGTTTAAATTTTGTGATTTTGTGGGTGTTATTCGCTAACAAATCTAACCTCTTTTCTTTCTTAAAAAAGATATTTAACAAAAAGCACTCACTATTTTATTTGCGAAAATCAAGCGACATTAAATTAATGGTAAACTTTTTTGCCTTAGGTACGGCGGGACGTGAACTTGGCGCTAACTAAAATTTTAAGGAATTAACTTATTAAATAACTATTTTATTTAGTAAGTATTCTTTCGCGGTATTACACAAGATCAAAAGCCCGGGCATATTCAGAAAGTTCGAATGAAGACTTGATATTGAGTTTCTGATAAATGTTTTTGCGATGGGTTTTAACTGTCTCTGTGGTAATGTGAAGTTTCTCTGCGATCTTAACTGCGGTTAAACCCGTGGCAAGATTTTTCATTACCTCACGTTCTCTGTCTGACAATTTGCTGTAGTGCTTTATATTGGCGCGCAGAAAATTATTTTCTTCAAGTAAACGTGAAACTTTATGAGTAACATGATGCAATGGATCTATAGGAACAGCAAAAGTAATAGAGAGTAAAGGAAGGTTGTCTTCATCACGCAATAAAATTTTAGAAGAGCTAAGGTGCCATTCCCATTCGTGTTTGTCGGAGGGCCTTACCTGTTGAAAGAAAGAAAATATTTCATCCTCTTCGTTCTTCTGAATAAGGTCGTACATCTTTGGCACATAGTCT is a genomic window of Sphingobacteriaceae bacterium containing:
- a CDS encoding helix-turn-helix transcriptional regulator: MELKKIENKISEISAVADQFPGVVIIHNVRDQFGRVEYISERGVKSLGLSIEKIKNLGADYHKKFFNEEDAKDYVPKMYDLIQKNEEDEIFSFFQQVRPSDKHEWEWHLSSSKILLRDEDNLPLLSITFAVPIDPLHHVTHKVSRLLEENNFLRANIKHYSKLSDREREVMKNLATGLTAVKIAEKLHITTETVKTHRKNIYQKLNIKSSFELSEYARAFDLV